In Aminiphilus circumscriptus DSM 16581, the sequence GACGACGAGACCTTCCAGCGCTGGACCTGCGGTTTCTGCGCCTCCGGCGGCACCTGTTCCATGTTCGGAACGGCCAACACCATGGGCACCTTTCTGGAGGCGACGGGGGTGGCGCCCTTCGGCTCCGCCACCATGCTCTTCTGCGATGCCGCCAAGGTGCGACAGGCCCGGGACGTGGGAGAACGGATCGTCGCCCTGGTTCGGGAGAAGCGCCCGCTCTCGCTCTTTCTCAACGCCGCGTCCATGACGAACGGCATCAAATACGTTTCGGCCACGGGGGGATCGACGAACGCCGTGCTCCACACGCTGGCTCTGGCGAAGGTGCTCGGAATGGACCTCGACCTAAGGCGTTTCGATGCCATTCAGGAATCCGTTCCCGTCGTGGCCAAGTTCAAGCCCTCGGCGGAGCCCAACATCGACGACTATCATCGTGCGGGAGGAGTGCGGGGCGTGCTCGCCACCATCCGGGAACATCTGGACACCACGGTGTCCCTCGCCATGGGCGGAACGCTGGCGGAGAGCCTTGACATTCCGGGAACGCCCGTGGATCGTCAAGTCATCCGCTCCCTCGCGGAACCGCTTCACGAGAAGGGGTGTTTCTCCATTCTCTCGGGAAATCTGGCTCCCCTCGGGGCGGTGGTGAAGAAGAGCGGCGTGGATCCCCGCATGTTCCATCACGTGGGGTCCGCGGTGGTGTTCGACTCCGAGGAGGATGTCCGGACCTTCCTTCTCTCGAAAAAGGTTGAGCCCGGTTCGGTTCTGGTGGTACGCTACGAAGGACCCAAGGGAGGTCCCGGCATGCGGGAACTCTCCATACCGGCGGCCATGCTCGTGGGTATGGGACTCGCCTCGTCGGTCGCCATGGTTACGGACGGACGCTTTTCCGGTGCCACCCGAGGTCCCTGCGTGGGGCACGTGGCTCCCGAGGCGTGGGTGGGTGGTCCCCTGGCGCTCGTCCGCGACGGTGACCGTATCGAAATCGATCTGGAGCGCAAGCTCCTCCAGCTTCATGTGAGCGAGGCCGAACTGGAACACCGCCGCGGCGGGGTGAGACGTCCGGAACGGCCCCTTCGCGGCATGCTCGCCGCCTATCGCGCCGGAGTCGGATCCGCTCATGAGGGTGCGCTCTGGCTCTACCGGGAGAATTCCGAGAAATAGGACACGGACGCTACCAGGAAACGAAAAGGAGAGGACGACAAATGCGTTTGGCGACGATCCGCCTTGAAGGTTGTGAAGAAGCGGCGGTGCTGGTGGGGAGCGTTCCCGTTCCCCTGACTTCGGTGAACCGGAATCTGGGAACGAGCTGGATTCCCTCGGTCTTCGATCTTATCGTGTCAGGCGAGTTGTTTCGCATGACCGAGTGGTATCGTGCCGAGGGTGCGGCGGATCTCGAATCTCTCGCGGAGGAATGCGGCGTGAAGGACGTCACCTATGCCCCGCTCTACCGGACGCCCGGAAAGATCTGGGGTATCGGGCTCAACTACGTGGACCACGCCGCCGATCTGGCGGAAAAGGCGCCTCAGTCCGAACCGGCGAGTTTTATGCGCCCCGCGAGTACCGTCGTCGGATACGGTGATCCCGTGCGGATTCCCCTGCAGTCCGAGAATACCACCGGTGAGGCCGAACTTGGCGTGGTGTTCGGGAAATATGCCCGGAATGTTTCCCGGGAGCGCTGGCTCGACGTGGTGGCGGGGTTCGTGTGCATCCTCGACATGACCGCCGAGGACATCCTGCGGCGCAATCCCCGCTATCTCACCCGGAGCAAGAGTTTCGACACCTTCTTCAGCTTTGGTCCCCATCTCGTCACGCCGGACGAGATTTCCGACGTGGCGGCTCTCCGGGTGG encodes:
- a CDS encoding fumarylacetoacetate hydrolase family protein, which produces MRLATIRLEGCEEAAVLVGSVPVPLTSVNRNLGTSWIPSVFDLIVSGELFRMTEWYRAEGAADLESLAEECGVKDVTYAPLYRTPGKIWGIGLNYVDHAADLAEKAPQSEPASFMRPASTVVGYGDPVRIPLQSENTTGEAELGVVFGKYARNVSRERWLDVVAGFVCILDMTAEDILRRNPRYLTRSKSFDTFFSFGPHLVTPDEISDVAALRVATVKNGEVWAENTPKNMMFPPDELVAFHSRVFPWCPGDILSTGTPRAVSLEHGDLLECRITGFEPLRNPVEDLKRL
- a CDS encoding dihydroxy-acid dehydratase, which encodes MAGRGQDGRDITGAYYLGLMHGAGYRSGDLRKPLIGIVNSWTDVNPGHRPLRELAGFVKEGVWAGGGAPGEFTVPAPCDGMAQGHGMHYVLPQRDLIAASVEAMVEAHGFDGLVMLASCDKIIPGMLMAAARLNLPTLFLTAGAMLPFSEGGRTFVTSDLKEAIGKRNSGAIDDETFQRWTCGFCASGGTCSMFGTANTMGTFLEATGVAPFGSATMLFCDAAKVRQARDVGERIVALVREKRPLSLFLNAASMTNGIKYVSATGGSTNAVLHTLALAKVLGMDLDLRRFDAIQESVPVVAKFKPSAEPNIDDYHRAGGVRGVLATIREHLDTTVSLAMGGTLAESLDIPGTPVDRQVIRSLAEPLHEKGCFSILSGNLAPLGAVVKKSGVDPRMFHHVGSAVVFDSEEDVRTFLLSKKVEPGSVLVVRYEGPKGGPGMRELSIPAAMLVGMGLASSVAMVTDGRFSGATRGPCVGHVAPEAWVGGPLALVRDGDRIEIDLERKLLQLHVSEAELEHRRGGVRRPERPLRGMLAAYRAGVGSAHEGALWLYRENSEK